The following are from one region of the Aspergillus chevalieri M1 DNA, chromosome 1, nearly complete sequence genome:
- a CDS encoding cytochrome P450 (COG:Q;~EggNog:ENOG410PKRN;~InterPro:IPR001128,IPR002403,IPR017972,IPR036396;~PFAM:PF00067;~TransMembrane:1 (o12-37i);~go_function: GO:0004497 - monooxygenase activity [Evidence IEA];~go_function: GO:0005506 - iron ion binding [Evidence IEA];~go_function: GO:0016705 - oxidoreductase activity, acting on paired donors, with incorporation or reduction of molecular oxygen [Evidence IEA];~go_function: GO:0020037 - heme binding [Evidence IEA];~go_process: GO:0055114 - oxidation-reduction process [Evidence IEA]), producing the protein MSISSWIYTSEISQLFTSVLFCAAVNVIGVVVYRIFFHPLAHIPGPRLAGATSLYCYWYNARGGRFYLQIQKLHEQYGPVVRIAQNEVHLSDPNNLDKIYSIGSRYGKHGDFYRAVGSEKASLATESPEAHRIKRSAINPFFSRRKVLSLEEVVQDAAKKVVSRMQSAFETSGHLDLHYAFRAVSVDVITDYAFDESYKLLDAPDFGKEFFDVIRGFGPATLFFQTFPIVRYVALRVPRWLSVLFKKPWRKMLQHRQNARNQVLRVKDAVDKGEKSKRTIFHHLLQLDGVEGYVPSVDYLADEAYIVLGAAADTTGNALTIATYNAVINQEIHQRLMTELTESFPEPDANIDFTSLEKLPYLTGVIKEALRLSFGVPGRLPRVVPKGGAQFNGYTVPEGTVVSMSSWVVHHNEEIFPNSTKFDPNRWVDPEVCKALEKYLFAFGKGSRQCVGMPLAYCELYVTLGRVFRQFDDLKTTKKSSEELMLDDYFSGYHPEKYAQFVFERAG; encoded by the exons ATGTCTATTTCTAGCTGGATTTACACCTCCGAGATCTCACAACTGTTTACCAGCGTGTTGTTCTGTGCTGCTGTCAATGTTATTGGTGTCGTCGTGTATCGCATTTTCTTCCATCCGCTGGCTCATATACCGGGGCCTCGCTTAGCGGGAGCGACTTCTCTCTACTGCTACTGGTATAACGCTCGCGGTGGACGGTTCTACTTGCAAATACAAAAATTGCATGAGCAATATG GTCCCGTCGTTCGCATCGCCCAAAACGAAGTCCATCTAAGCGACCCAAACAACCTAGACAAGATCTACAGCATCGGCTCAAGATATGGCAAACATGGCGACTTCTATCGCGCCGTTGGTTCAGAGAAAGCATCATTAGCCACAGAAAGCCCCGAAGCCCACCGGATCAAACGATCAGCCATAAACCCATTCTTCTCACGCAGAAAGGTCCTGTCGCTGGAAGAGGTGGTACAAGACGCAGCCAAAAAAGTGGTCTCGCGCATGCAGTCGGCCTTTGAGACCTCAGGACATCTTGATCTTCATTATGCCTTTCGGGCAGTGTCTGTGGATGTCATCACCGACTATGCGTTCGACGAGTCGTATAAGTTGCTGGATGCCCCGGACTTTGGAAAAGAATTCTTCGATGTAATCCGTGGTTTTGGTCCGGCGACGTTGTTCTTTCAGACCTTTCCAATCGTTCGTTATGTTGCTTTGCGGGTGCCTAGATGGCTGAGTGTGCTGTTCAAGAAGCCCTGGCGTAAAATGCTACAGCATCGACAG AATGCTCGCAACCAGGTCCTCCGCGTAAAGGATGCGGTGGATAAGGGAGAGAAGTCGAAGCGGACTATATTTCACCACCTTCTTCAGCTTGATGGGGTGGAAGGCTACGTCCCGTCAGTGGATTATCTTGCGGACGAGGCATACATTGTTCTTGGCGCTGCTGCAGATACCACTGGCAACGCGCTTACGATTGCGACTTATAATGCTGTGATCAACCAGGAGATTCACCAACGGTTAATGACCGAGTTGACGGAGTCGTTTCCTGAGCCAGATGCCAATATAGATTTCACATCGCTTGAGAAGTTACCTTATTTG ACGGGCGTTATCAAGGAAGCGCTACG ACTCTCATTTGGTGTCCCCGGTCGACTTCCACGAGTTGTTCCCAAAGGCGGTGCACAATTCAACGGATACACAGTACCAGAAGGA ACCGTCGTTAGCATGAGCTCATGGGTGGTGCACCACAACGAAGAAATCTTCCCAAACTCCACCAAGTTCGACCCAAACCGCTGGGTTGATCCGGAAGTCTGCAAGGCCTTGGAGAAATACCTGTTCGCTTTCGGAAAGGGATCTAGACAGTGTGTTGGAATGCC GCTTGCATACTGCGAACTATACGTCACACTTGGCCGGGTGTTTCGCCAATTCGATGACTTGAAGACGACGAAAAAGAGCTCGGAAGAGCTTATGTTGGATGATTATTTTTCAGGATACCACCCTGAAAAGTATGCTCAGTTTGTCTTTGAGAGAGCGGGATAG